GAActtccttttttttatcaaccCGAAATGCCTACAATAGGTAATAATGTATTCCACACCAATATTAATACTCACCCGGAATAATTCGTCAATAGTGTCATTAGATATTTTCCTGTCTCCAAAATAATGTTTCTTTATCAAAGAACCGATTTCACTTCCTGGTTTTTCCAATAGGCTGTTGTTATTATACAGAAACATGTCGGGTGCTAATTCATCCCATTTTTCATCCAGACTGTTGAAAAAGGTTGAATTGGAAACGATCGCTATAATATAATGAGACATATTCCattacagaatttttcaaatacaaaatgTTGAtactaatttgaataaaattataacCAAATTAGCACGTACCGATTCCAGGAACTGTGCCTTCTCTATCGACTACACTAATCATCCAAGGTATATCGTTTACATGACTATCTTCCAATTCATAAATTGGATTATGACTTAAGAACGAATTATGGTGAAAAGGTTCAAGGACAGGACCGAATGGTATATCGGTATCATGTTTTCCctcctgaaaatgaaaattacgtaTCTATGAAAATAAGTATAACTGCGAATACTCACTTCTTGTGTCATTATTGTATTACGAATGAAAGATATTACCAATAAAATACATGTGGCTCGATATATTTCCTCGATAGTTTTGTTTCTTAAACAGTTCAAAATGTATGATGAATCTCCGTTTTCACATTTGAGTATTTCGGCCAATTCCAATGATTTTGACCACGTGTAAGGACGTAAGGACCAAGGAAAACCAGCTGCGCCACTGGCAGatattgctttttgaaaaagatctGTAATTTTCCgaagaaaaatcacattcaatttatcaatatttgagcgaaaattcgtcattttagaatttggaaaatcatttgTAACATTTAGGGCGAGTTGTAAACCAAGATTGTCATCTTTCTTAGCACCAGTCATTACCAATTTAATGGCCTATAGCTTGATTTATGTATGTAggattgtaggtacctacctggaTTTGCCATCGTCCTGTTAATCGGATGGTGCGAGCGAAACAGCATTTCATTatagaaaatacgagtaatcaTATGATAATGCACGCAGGCAGCTCCCGCAGATACTCCATAAATAGTGACGCTTTTAGGATCACCTCCGAAATTCCGGATATTTTTGTGGATCCACTCGAGAGCAACGACTTGATCTTTCAGTCCATTGTTTCCAGGCACAATTAAATCACTAGTGCTGAGAAATCCTGCGAAATGAAATCGTTAAAAGTCACAGCTGGGTGCTGGCGAAGTTTTATTCGGAGTAACCTACCTAGAGGTCCGAGTCGATAATTAATGCTGACAAATACGATATCGTCGTTTTGCATAATGTAATCAGGATTCATGTTTTTACCACTTCCGTACATGAATGCTCCACCGTGTATGTAAACTAACACGTTC
The sequence above is a segment of the Planococcus citri chromosome 3, ihPlaCitr1.1, whole genome shotgun sequence genome. Coding sequences within it:
- the LOC135840381 gene encoding carboxylic ester hydrolase-like translates to MKLLLVICVCTLAHCQPCVKITEGELCGTTYTLPNNRQVFVYYGIPFAAPPIGENRFKNPQPVVGWNGVRNATVRGPECVQFIRKSEETPVKGDEDCLYLNVFTPKILAANSSELMNVLVYIHGGAFMYGSGKNMNPDYIMQNDDIVFVSINYRLGPLGFLSTSDLIVPGNNGLKDQVVALEWIHKNIRNFGGDPKSVTIYGVSAGAACVHYHMITRIFYNEMLFRSHHPINRTMANPDLFQKAISASGAAGFPWSLRPYTWSKSLELAEILKCENGDSSYILNCLRNKTIEEIYRATCILLEGKHDTDIPFGPVLEPFHHNSFLSHNPIYELEDSHVNDIPWMISVVDREGTVPGIAIVSNSTFFNSLDEKWDELAPDMFLYNNNSLLEKPGSEIGSLIKKHYFGDRKISNDTIDELFRALGDRLFYHPVTKVTKLHNSVVKNNVYCYRFKYRGSESFSDYHPGKENYGVCHCDDQFYIVSWNGRRKNQLDDQMAKFLSSSIIAFMKTGNPSTPLVNWEPVSKDDEMRCLNIYSPTDQKMENFENKTMLQFWENILRKKAGNRGPINF